A portion of the Carya illinoinensis cultivar Pawnee chromosome 11, C.illinoinensisPawnee_v1, whole genome shotgun sequence genome contains these proteins:
- the LOC122282498 gene encoding uncharacterized protein LOC122282498: protein MARVLHDNVFPEVEVTQPEGQVRARTKLSQWGMSFTVEEDNLLVSGWLNISIDAIRGTDQKSTQLWIRIHDYFNTYKNANWPERSVGSLTNRWSTIQKVTNKFCGFLAQVESMHPSGTNEQDKIDKAKALYRSTQKSNYNLDHCWNLLRYQPKWQVHMDNLPTKRKTGCPTVPAAIAIDVEENESMSTNLERPLADRRIMMIERRETAMKAEKDRAEIISLKKKKMEMEVMMLNVDNMNAVQ from the exons ATGGCTCGTGTTTTGCATGATAATGTGTTTCCTGAGGTTGAAGTGACACAACCCGAAGGGCAAGTAAGGGCACGAACTAAACTATCCCAATGGGGTATGTCCTTCACCGTGGAGGAAGACAACCTCCTTGTATCAGGGTGGCTCAATATTAGTATAGACGCTATTAGGGGGACAGATCAAAAGTCCACCCAATTGTGGATAAGAATCCATGATTACTTCAATACTTATAAAAATGCTAATTGGCCTGAACGTTCTGTGGGGTCGTTGACTAATCGATGGTCAACTATCCAAAAAGtcacaaataagttttgtggtTTCTTAGCCCAAGTCGAGTCAATGCATCCAAGCGGTACCAATGAACAAGACAAG ATTGACAAGGCAAAAGCATTGTACCGATCGACACAAAAAAGCAATTACAATTTGGATCATTGTTGGAACTTATTGAGGTACCAACCAAAGTGGCAAGTGCATATGGATAATTTGCCAACAAAGAGAAAGACGGGTTGCCCTACTGTTCCAGCTGCCATTGCCATAGATGTTGAGGAAAATGAGAGCATGTCTACCAATTTGGAGAGGCCGCTAG CTGATAGGAGGATAATGATGATTGAGCGACGGGAGACGGCAATGAAGGCTGAAAAGGACAGGGCTGAGATAATCTcacttaagaagaagaagatggagatgGAAGTCATGATGTTGAATGTTGATAACATGAATGCAGTGCAGTGA